One window of Salmo salar chromosome ssa11, Ssal_v3.1, whole genome shotgun sequence genomic DNA carries:
- the LOC106563682 gene encoding H(+)/Cl(-) exchange transporter 5, with protein MVRVRYKVVVCFNLFIFVKKKMITWDQLSMYVVTGSCWHSDQTTTTTTTTLAEQQSSQSKSIRQILSMDNTGYCNDSFNSIRSSTSDEDMVEIAGSTLDFSNTEDVPPLDRDYGSGDNPGMEEVNGVPKLMDLLDEPVPGVGTYEDFNTIDWVREKSKDRDRHREITSKSKESTWALVNSVCDAFSGWLLMLLIGLMSGALAGGIDISAHWMTDLKEGVCLNGFWFNHEHCCWTSNETTFQERDKCPQWKSWAELIIGATEGPFAYIMNYLMYVCWALLFSFLAVTLVRAFAPYACGSGIPEIKTILSGFIIRGYLGKWTLVIKTITLVLAVSSGLSLGKEGPLVHVACCCGNILCHLFTKYRKNEAKRREVLSAAAAVGVSVAFGAPIGGVLFSLEEVSYYFPLKTLWRSFFAALVAAFTLRSINPFGNSRLVLFYVEFHTPWHLLELIPFILLGIFGGIWGAFFIRANIAWCRRRKTTWLGHYPVLEVLVVTAVTAVVAFPNSYTRTSTSELISELFNDCGLLDSSKLCNYDNANVTKSSNELPDRPAGKDVYTAMWQLSLALVFKMLITVVTFGMKVPSGLFIPSMAVGAIAGRLLGIGMEQLAYYHHDWAIFRGWCSPGADCITPGLYAMVGAAACLGGVTRMTVSLVVIMFELTGGLEYIVPLMAAAMTSKWVADAIGREGIYEAHIRLNGYPFLEAKEEFSHKTLAMDVMRPRRSDLPLSVVTQDGMTVEDVETMITDTTYSGFPVVVSHESQRLVGFVLRRDLTISIDNARQRQDGIVSTSRVFFTEYTPPQPPNSPPPLKLRGIMDLSPFTVTDHTAMDIVVDIFRKLGLRQCLITHNGRLLGIITKKDILKHVAQIANRDPDSILFN; from the exons ATGGTGAGGGTTCGTTACAAGGTAGTAGTGtgctttaatttatttattttcgtgaagaagaagatGATCACCTGGGATCAGCTCTCAATGTATGTCGTAACAGGAAGTTGTTGGCATTCGgatcagacaacaacaacaacaacaacaacattagcaGAACAGCAGAGTTCTCAGTCGAAGTCCATCCGACAAA tattaTCGATGGATAACACCGGATATTGCAACGATAGCTTCAATAGCATACGAAGTAGCACAAGTGACGAGGACATGGTGGAGATAGCAGGGTCGACATTAGACTTCTCTAACACGGAGGATGTACCACCCTTGGACCGAGACTATGGTTCTG GGGATAACCCAGGTATGGAGGAGGTGAACGGGGTTCCTAAACTGATGGACCTGCTTGATGAGCCTGTGCCTGGGGTGGGCACCTATGAGGACTTTAACACCATAGACTGGGTGCGGGAGAAGTCCAAAGACCGTGACCGGCACAGAGAG ATTACCAGTAAAAGCAAAGAGTCTACATGGGCACTGGTGAACAGTGTCTGTGATGCTTTCTCTGGATGGTTGCTCATGCTGCTGATTGGACTCATGTCAG GCGCGTTGGCAGGTGGGATTGACATATCAGCCCACTGGATGACAGACCTGAAGGAAGGGGTTTGTCTGAACGGGTTCTGGTTCAACCATGAACACTGCTGTTGGACCTCCAACGAGACCACCTTCCAAGAGAGGGACAAGTGTCCACAGTGGAAAAGCTGGGCTGAGCTCATCATCGGCGCAACAGAG GGTCCCTTTGCGTACATTATGAACTACCTAATGTACGTGTGCTGGGCTCTGCTATTCTCCTTCCTGGCCGTGACACTGGTCAGGGCCTTCGCTCCCTATGCCTGTGGTTCTGGAATCCCAGAG ATCAAAACCATATTGAGTGGTTTCATCATCCGAGGGTACCTGGGGAAGTGGACCCTGGTGATTAAGACCATCACCCTGGTCCTGGCTGTGTCATCGGGGCTCAGCCTGGGGAAGGAGGGGCCCCTGGTCCACGTGGCCTGCTGCTGTGGCAACATCCTCTGCCACCTCTTCACCAAGTACCGCAAGAATGAGGCCAAGCGCAGAGAG GTTCTGTCTGCCGCTGCAGCAGTTGGTGTGTCTGTGGCTTTTGGGGCCCCCATAGGAGGAGTGCTCTTCAGTCTGGAGGAG GTGAGCTATTACTTCCCTCTGAAGACCCTGTGGCGGTCGTTCTTCGCGGCCCTGGTGGCAGCCTTCACCCTGCGCTCCATCAACCCGTTTGGAAACAGCCGCCTGGTGCTGTTCTACGTGGAGTTCCACACCCCCTGGCACCTCCTGGAGCTCATACCCTTCATCCTCCTGGGCATCTTTGGGGGCATCTGGGGCGCCTTCTTCATCCGCGCCAACATCGCGTGGTGCCGGAGGCGCAAGACCACGTGGCTGGGCCACTACCCGGTCCTGGAGGTTCTGGTTGTCACCGCAGTGACGGCGGTGGTGGCTTTCCCTAACAGCTACACCCGCACCAGCACCAGTGAGCTCATCTCTGAGCTCTTCAACGACTGTGGCCTGCTTGACTCCTCCAAGCTGTGTAACTATGACAACGCCAACGTCACCAAGAGCAGCAATGAGCTGCCGGACCGCCCGGCTGGAAAGGACGTTTACACGGCCATGTGGCAGCTGTCCCTGGCCCTGGTCTTTAAGATGCTCATCACAGTGGTTACCTTTGGCATGAAG GTTCCCTCTGGGCTGTTCATACCCAGCATGGCGGTGGGGGCGATCGCAGGCAGGCTGCTGGGTATAGGCATGGAACAGCTGGCCTACTACCACCATGACTGGGCGATCTTCAGGGGCTGGTGTTCTCCTGGTGCTGACTGCATCACCCCAGGCCTCTATGCCATGGTTGGGGCTGCTGCCTGCTTAG GTGGGGTGACCCGTATGACCGTGTCCCTGGTGGTCATCATGTTCGAGCTGACCGGAGGGCTGGAGTACATCGTGCCTCTGATGGCTGCGGCCATGACCAGTAAGTGGGTGGCGGACGCCATCGGGCGCGAGGGGATCTACGAGGCTCACATCCGCCTCAACGGTTACCCCTTCCTGGAGGCAAAGGAGGAGTTCAGCCATAAGACCCTGGCCATGGACGTGATGCGGCCGCGTCGCAGTGACCTGCCGCTCTCCGTAGTGACCCAGGACGGCATGACGGTGGAGGACGTGGAGACCATGATCACTGACACCACCTACAGCGGCTTCCCCGTGGTGGTCTCCCATGAGTCCCAACGCCTAGTGGGATTCGTGCTGCGAAGGGACCTTACCATCTCCATAG ataaTGCCAGACAGCGTCAGGATGGGATAGTGAGCACATCGAGGGTCTTCTTTACAGAGTACACACCCCCTCAGCCCCCCAACAGCCCCCCTCCTCTGAAGCTCAGAGGCATCATGGACCTTAGCCCCTTCACCGTCACAGACCACACCGCCATGGACATTGTGGTGGACATCTTCAGGAAGCTGGGCCTGCGCCAGTGCCTCATCACACACAATGG CCGCTTGCTGGGTATTATCACAAAGAAGGACATTCTGAAGCACGTGGCTCAGATAGCCAACCGGGACCCAGACTCGATCCTCTTCAACTGA
- the LOC106563681 gene encoding tumor necrosis factor ligand superfamily member 10: protein MTKWVAPLIHQLYFMATRDQFRPVVEQRHIMAASNSRRDVQSKLWVPMIVIVVVVLQVASTTGLLIFLNMSVAQVRSQGVAEELRCLGLLNALEKDQEIPESLVELFGEPCIKLAQGIRAYVTKVTENIISKHAVPEPSAQPRTKPVSSAGHQKPSAHLTLRDSSLQGPISLASQKDLHQSCRHPVRSWGNQSFGSHLHNMTLSHGRLRIPRSGRYYLYAQVYFRYPSLTHEGGNHHGGTSSYQLVQCVYKKTSYARPLQLLKGVGTKCWAPDTEYALLSVYQGGLFELRAGDEIFVSVSSPTAVHAEDSSSYFGAFRFDP from the exons ATGACGAAGTGGGTGGCCCCCCTCATCCACCAATTGTATTTTATGGCAACTCGAGATCAATTCAGACCTGTCGTTGAACAAAGACATATCATGGCCGCATCAAACAGCCGACGAGACGTCCAGTCAAAGTTATGGGTCCCAATGATTGTTATTGTCGTGGTTGTACTGCAAGTCGCTTCGACAACTGGACTCCTCATCTTCTTGAACATGTCAGTTGCTCAG GTGAGGAGTCAAGGGGTGGCTGAGGAGTTACGGTGCCTGGGGCTCCTTAATGCTCTGGAGAAAGACCAGGAGATACCGGAGTCTCTGGTTGAACTGTTTGGGGAGCCCTGCATCAAACTGGCCCAGGGAATAAGGGCCTATGTTACCAAG GTGACAGAAAATATTATTTCAAAACACGCCGTTCCAG AGCCCAGTGCCCAGCCCAGAACCAAGCCAGTCAGTTCTGCAGGGCATCAGAAGCCCTCTGCTCACCTCACACTCCGAGACAGTAGCTTACAGG GCCCTATATCCCTGGCCTCTCAGAAAGACCTACATCAGTCCTGCCGCCACCCGGTTCGGTCCTGGGGCAACCAGAGTTTCGGCTCCCATCTCCACAACATGACCCTGTCTCATGGACGCCTCCGCATTCCCCGGTCCGGACGTTATTACTTGTATGCCCAGGTGTACTTCCGCTACCCCTCCCTCACCCACGAGGGGGGTAACCACCATGGGGGCACCTCCAGCTACCAGCTGGTCCAGTGTGTTTACAAGAAGACGTCATACGCTAGGCCCCTTCAGTTGCTGAAGGGGGTGGGCACCAAGTGCTGGGCGCCTGACACTGAGTatgccctcctctctgtctaccaGGGAGGCCTGTTTGAGCTGAGGGCCGGGGATGAGATATTTGTTTCTGTGTCGTCGCCTACAGCCGTGCACGCAGAGGACTCATCCAGCTATTTTGGGGCATTCCGATTTGACCCATGA